The genomic window ATTTTGGGAGCTGAAGCGCTTTCAGTTGAGGAGATGTTGGAACTTGGAGGGAAAAGGTTTCAAGAGTTAAAACAAGGTATGAATTGGGTGCAATACTAGTTAAAAACAAACATACTGTTATATTTCACAAAACACAGATAAATCACTGCCGTTAAGAGACCATGATTACCTGAGACTTCAGTTTTTAGGGGCTAGAAACGCCTGGCTTGGATGTCCTGATAGTAATAAAGTGTGTGATCTACGTCGATGTCCAAGTGGAAATGAAAACTATCGCTATCCTGGAAGGTGTTGGGGAGAAGAGTTCCAAATAATTGGTGAAGGTACCAACTTGACTCCAATCAAGTCTGGCCAGAAAATTCGACTGCGTTATCCCCGTGAACACAACACATGGATGGGATGTCCACAGAACAAGCGTTGCGACAAAAGAACCTGCCCAGGAACAACCATTGCAGCAAAAAACTTTAAAAGTAATCGATGCTATGGTGAAATATTTGTCATCTACGCAAGAGGGAAAGCAAATGGTGCAGTAGTCAACAATGGTGATGTAGTGATGCTTTACTATCCTCATGGAGGACTGTATGTGTCCATTCAGGGAGAGAATGATAATGATGATACAAGTCTCAATTTTTGCCCTGGAGCTGCTCCGCCAGCCTACCTTAGCTATGCTATGTGTTCTAAAAATTCTTACCGTGTTTATCGATA from Dysidea avara chromosome 2, odDysAvar1.4, whole genome shotgun sequence includes these protein-coding regions:
- the LOC136246865 gene encoding uncharacterized protein, yielding MLPIILLGLILGAEALSVEEMLELGGKRFQELKQDKSLPLRDHDYLRLQFLGARNAWLGCPDSNKVCDLRRCPSGNENYRYPGRCWGEEFQIIGEGTNLTPIKSGQKIRLRYPREHNTWMGCPQNKRCDKRTCPGTTIAAKNFKSNRCYGEIFVIYARGKANGAVVNNGDVVMLYYPHGGLYVSIQGENDNDDTSLNFCPGAAPPAYLSYAMCSKNSYRVYRYTN